The genome window CGTGGAAATGACGATTTCCACCAGTACCTCGTTGGGGAAAAGGCCGTAGAAGGCGATGAGGCAGAAGACCACGGAATCCAGGAGCTGGCTGGACATGGTGCTCAGATTGTTGCGTAGCCACAGGTGTTTGCCGCCGGTCTTTTCCTTCAGGAGATGGAAGGCCCAGACATCGTGCATCTGGGAGACCAGGTAGGCGCACAGGCTGCCCAGGGCGATGCGGGGCATGAAACCGAACAGGGCGGCCAGGTGCGGCTGGGCAAAGTCGTCCGTGCCGGGCTGGAAGAGCAGGGCCAGCTGCATGTACGCCACCATCATGACCAGGGCCACGAAGCCGAGCATGACGGCTTTCTTGGCGTCCTTCTTGCCGTAAAATTCGCTGATCATGTCCGTGGACAGGAACACGCTGGCATAGAGGATGTTGCCCAGCGTGGTGGTCAGTCCGAAAAGTTCAACGGTTTTCATGACCTGCAGGTTGCAGATGAGCAGGTTGAAAACGATGAGCGCAAACAGGCCGGTGCGTCC of Salidesulfovibrio onnuriiensis contains these proteins:
- a CDS encoding queuosine precursor transporter, yielding MNELLWIIFAVMDLCMVLVVFRFFGRTGLFALIVFNLLICNLQVMKTVELFGLTTTLGNILYASVFLSTDMISEFYGKKDAKKAVMLGFVALVMMVAYMQLALLFQPGTDDFAQPHLAALFGFMPRIALGSLCAYLVSQMHDVWAFHLLKEKTGGKHLWLRNNLSTMSSQLLDSVVFCLIAFYGLFPNEVLVEIVISTYVIKLLVAGLDTPFMYLARHLFGRNPATA